Part of the Natrononativus amylolyticus genome, GAGGTTACCTCGGATTAAGTCATTGTAATTCGAAAACGTAGTAGTTTGCGTCTACATGATGTGTTCGGAGGACGGAAATGGATGTATTGAGATGACCAGTCTCAACTATTGCGTCAGCGACAGCCGGTCAGTCACGGCAGATCGCCCGGCCGGATCGGAGCGGTTCGTGGACGGTCGCACCCGACCGAAAGGAAGATGTGGCGGGATAGAACAGTGTACGGTAGCCAGATGACCGACGACGGCTGTCAGCGTGTTCGGCCGCCGTGGGACGGCACCGTCACGGCGGCGGGCGTCCGGACGACGCCCGCGTTCGAACCGGTCGGCGACAGCGAGGTGGGGGTACCGTGAGCGGAGTCACGGTCCGTGACGCCGTCTCCACCTACCTCCAGCGCAAGGCCGTCGGCGACCCCGACGGCCCCGGCGCAGGGACGTACGCCTCGAACGCCGGGTCGATCCTCCGGCGGTGGGCCGACTGGCTCGAGGCCGACCACGACCTCGTCTCGCTGGTCGACCTCGAGGCCGACCACCTCCGGTCGTACGCGCGAACGCTCGAGGGACGAACCCGAGGCGGCGAGTACACCGCCTCGACCGCACGAACCTACTACGCGGTGGTCCGGGCGTTTCTCTCGTGGTGCGTTCGCGGCGGCCTCCTCGAGACCAACCCCGCCACTGCAGGCGACGCCAAACAGTTGCTGCCGGCAGCCGACCGCCGCCCGTCCGACCAGTTCTGGACGCCGACACAGCGCCAGCACCTGGAGGGGTTCGTCCGCGAGCGGGCGCTCGAGGCCGACGGCGAGAGCAGACACGAGCGCCTGGGACGCCTCCGCGAGTACGCGATGGTCGCGGTGCTCGCCCACTCGAACGTTCGCGGCGCTGAGCTGTTTCGCGTCCCGGAGGACGAGCGTCGCACCGGCGCAACGTGGGACGACGTCGACTTCTATACGGGAACAATTCGCGTCCTCGGAACGTCCCAGCGACTCGAGGACGTCAGCCTGCCCGCGGCGGCCAGGACGCCGCTGCGGCGGTACCGCGTGGTGCTCGATCCGCCGTCGAACGAGTGGCCGCTGTTCCCGACGCGACACGCGCCCTCGATCGCCCGGCGGGTCCGGGCGGGACTCGCCGAACGGGGGTACGACGCGGCGGGGATCGACGACCGCTTCGAGGAGTCGACGGCGGTCGAACTCGCCCGCGAGTACGCCATCGCGCCGCCGGCGATCACGACCGAGGGGGCGCGGTCGATTCTGAAGCGTCTCTGCGAACAGGCCGCCCTCGACGTCGACGGCGAGTACCTGAAACCGCGCGGCGCGCGAGCGGGCCGCGACGACCGGCGGTACCGTCAGGCGGCGACGTCGTCACAGCCGGGGCTGCGTGCGTCGGTGCTGGAGCAATCGATCGCCGTCGTCGAAGATCACACGCGGTCGCTCGCCGCACGGCCGGAGTCCGACCCGCGCTCGGAGGACGACTGACCTCGACGGGGCGATAAGGGGGTGCCCAACGGCGACTGCAACGGCTTAGGTTCCAGATAGTAATAGGGTAACACCCCGTTTATTCGAACGGTTCCGACGTGGAGCCAGGGCGGCGCACACGCGCAATTGAGGTACCCACACCCAATCGCCGCCCGAATTTCTGTCCGACTCGAGTCGCCGAGCTACTGGACCGCCGGCGTTCGCTGTGGCCGACCCTGGACCGGGAGGCCGGCCTGTGCACACAGCAGATCCGCGACGAACGAGGCGACGTCGATCTTCTCCGCGACGAGACGCTCGCGGCGGCGCGCCCACGTCTCGAGGGTCGTCGGATCCGCGATCAGCTCCCGAACCGTCTCGATCGCCTCGTCCTCGTCGGGCGTCGAGCGGAGCAGGTCGTACTCCTCCTGGAGCTCCACGAAGTTGCTCATGTCCGTCTCGCGCGCGGCGAACGACTGGACGCGAACCGCGGGCGTTCCGAGGACCGCGGCCTCGGTCGCCATCGTCGCGGAGTCGCCCGCGTAGCAGTCGGCGTGGTACAGCAGGTCGTGGACGAGGTGGGGCGGCACCGGGAGGCGGTAGGGCTCGAGGTCCGGGGGAAGCTCGTCGGTGCTGGTGATGTACACCTCGCCGTGGTCGTCGAGCAGAGAGACGAGCCGACGCTTGCCCGCCGCGGAGAGGCCGAGTTCGCCGACGTCGTGGAGCGCGTCCCACTTGCGAAAGCGAAGCAGGAAGTACCGTTCGTCGGGATCGACGCCGTGGGCGCGCAGCCGGTCAGGGTTCGGGACGAACCGGTCGGGGTGGAGGTACGCGAGTTCGTGGTAGCCGTCGTACCGGACGTGTTTCTCCCCGTACTCGTCGTCGAACCGTCGCGGCGTACAGACCGCGTGGGCGAACGGCGTGGTGATCCGGTGGGAGGTGACGCCCTCGTTGTCGATGAAGACGACGCTCTTGGCGCCGACGAGTGGGGCGACGTGTGAGACCGCGACGCCGCCGATGGCGGTCATCACGTCGGGGTCGATCCGGCGGGCCCGCCGGAGCAGCCGCGCCTCGTAGGTCAGCTGTACCTTCGCCAGTCCGAACAGCGAGTTCTGCGGGCCAGCGAGCACCTCGTGGGGGATCCCGTACTCCTCGAGCAGCGGGACCGCGAGGTCGTTCTCGCGGGCGAAGACGAACACCTCGTGGCCGTCAGCCTCGAGGATGTCGATCACGTTCCGGTAGAAGTGAACGTGCGCCGGGTGCTGGATGGTGACGACGACGCGCATGGTCATTCCACCCTCACCACCGTCTCCGCGTTCTCCTCGCGGTCGAACGCCATCGCCAGCAGCACGCTCAGCGACGACAGTACCAGCAGAACGAGCGAGGCCATCGCCCGCCCGCCTGCGGAGTCGGCGTTCGACCGGGCGGCCGCCGCGGCGCCGAGGCCGGCCAGGGCGACCGCGCTCGCGGCCGCGCCGAGCGCGTACAGCAGCGCGAGCGGGTGAAAGTCGCGCAGCACGTACTTCCGACCCAGGCGACGGACGAAGCTGCGGAGCAACAGCCACGACAGGCGAGGGACGAACGACCGGTAGCGGATGTGGCTCCGCTCGTCGCCGTACACCGCCGGCATCGAGACGTCGGCGATCCGGACGCTCTGGGTGTTCAGCGCGACTAACAGGTCGTTCGTGAAGCCGTACCCCTCGTACAGCCGGTCGAGGTCGACCGCCTCGAGCGCCTCCCGGGAGATGACCGTGTAGCCGTTCTGGGGGTCCATCATCCCCCAGTAGCCGCTGGCGACCTTCGTCAGCAGTGTCAGCGTGAGGTTTCCGAACAGCCGCCAGGCCGACATCTCCCGCGAATCGCCCTCCGAGAGGCGGTTCCCCTTCGCGTAGCCCGCCCGCCCGTCGACGACCGGCTCGAGGAGGGACTCGAGCCGGTCGGGGTCCATCTGGCCGTCGCCGGCCATCACCGCGACGGCGTCTACCTCGTCGGCGAGCGCGCGCCGGTAGCCGGTCTTGATCGCGCCGCCGACGCCGCGATTTCGCTCGTGGCGGATCGGAACGACGACCGGGTGAGCCGCCGCGCCGCCGTCTGCGACGGCGTTGTCACCCCCCGTCGACAGGTCGCCGGGCGGATCGCGCGCGCGGTCGGCGAGGGACGTCTCGGGGTCGTCCGACCGGACTCCCTCGACGTCGGACTCGGCGTTGGCCGACCGGGCGTGGCGACGTATCTCGGCCCAGGTGTCGTCGGTCGAGCAGTCGTCGACGACGTAAACGCGGTCGACGTAGGCGGGAACGGTGTCGATCACGTCGCCGACGAACCCCGCCTCGTTGTACGCTGGAACGACGACGGCGACTGCGGAGTCTTCGTACACGGGCGTCACCTCGAGACCCCGTCCGTGCGTCGGGTCCTCTGTGCCAGAGCCGGCTGTGTGGATATAGCGTTCGCCCTCATCTATGCCGCCAGTCCGTCCCTCGTGTAATTGTTATTCGACGCGTGTCCGTGGGTAGTCCCGGGCTAGCCACGCGGGAGCGAGCCGAGACGGTGACGAGGGGGAACGCTCGAGGAGAGCCTCATCGCCCCGGCTGGCGGTCGCCGATGGACGGACCGGATCTCGACGGGTATCCCGAACGTACCGAACGGTAACGGGAACGAACAGACGAAAGAGAGCCCGGCTCAGACGAGCAGCCAGAGCACGATCGTCAGGATGACGGTCAGCAAGAGCACCGTCAGTCCGATGCTCGCGCGCAGGTGGATCGTCGACGGCCGCCCGCCGTCGGCCGGCCGGTGCTCGTCGACCTCGACGACCCAGTTCGGCAGCCGCCGCGCGGTGTTATCGACGGCCAGCACCGGGTTGGTACCGACCCAGTAACACTGCCGGACGAGCGAGACCGCGGCGGCGTCGACGGCCGCGAAGGTCCCCGTTACCGCGCGCATCGTTCCCCGGCCGAGGTAGAACGTCGCCGGGTTGACGATCAGTGCCGGGTCGGAGTAGTCGAGCTTCGACAGCGGCTTGCGGATGATCATGAACCCGATCACGGAGACGGTGATCAGGATCAGCGCGTCGGTCAGGTGGCCGGCGCTGTAGGGGTTGAGCGCGGTGTCCATCTCGGTCACCGTGACGCCGTCGACCAGCGGCAGCAGGTCCGCGAAGACCGGCCAGCCGACGAACGGCAGGCCGAGGAGCAGACACGCGCCGCCCACCGAGAGCATCGAGACGCTCTGGCCGGGCCTCGAGTCCGGCACCGACCGGTCGGCCGGGCCGTGGAGGAACACGTAGTAGCCGAGCTTGATGAACGAGAGGAAGGTACCGATGGCGCCGATAAAGAGCAACCAGTACAGCGCCTGGTACTCGGGGGCGCCGTAGTAGCCCGGATCGGCCGCATCGAGGATCATCCCCTTGCTGATGAAGCCGCTGAAACCGGGCACAGCCGTAATGGAGAGCGCACCGATGGCGAAGGCGATCGCCGTGATCGGCATCTCCTTCCAGAGCCCGCCGAGCTTGTAGAGGTCGTTCTCGCCCGTGCGGTAGATGACGACGCCGACGGCCATGAACAGCAGGCTCTTGTAGAGGACGTTGTTGAACAGGTGGCCCATCGCCCCGGAGATCCCGATCGCGGTGCCGATCCCGATGCCGGCGACCATGTAGCCGAGCTGGGCCTGGATGTGATAGGACAGGAGCGCGCGCATGTCGTGCTGGAGCAGCGCGAAGACGACGCCGTAGACCGCCATCAGCCCGCCCATGTAGGCGAGCCAGAGGTGGCCCTCCGGGAACGCCCGGTAGAGGATCAGCGCGCTCGTCTTCGTCGTAAACGCCGCGAGGAAGACCGAGGCGGCGAAGTGCGGCTGCGGGTAGGTGTCGGGCAGCCAGGTGTGGAAGCCGATGAAGGCGACGTTGACGCCGATCCCCAGCACGGCGAGGATCGCGGGGATCCCCGGACCGATGCCGACGTCGCCGTCGACGCCCGCACCGTAGATGAACGAGCCCTCCTGGGCGTAGTGGGCGATCACCGCGAACAGGACGAGACTGCCGCCGATCCCGTGGGCGATGGCGTAGCGGTAGCCCGCCCGCACGGCGGTGCCGCCGTAGTGCCACACCAGCAGCGTGCTCGTTACCGCCATGATCTCCCACATGAAGACGAGGGTGAGCCAGTCGCCCGCGAACACGGCGCCGATCGCGCTCGAGACGTACGCCAGCGCGAAGGCGGCCATCACGTTCGAGGCCTCGCTCGAGTAGGCGTAGATCACGGCGAACGCGCCGAGGAAGCCGAGACCGAGCGCGACGAGTCGGGTGAAGCCGTCGTCGTCGACGTAGAACGGCTGGACCTCGAAGCCGAGGAACGTACCGGTGAGCAGCGCCCCTTCTGGGGCGAACAGCGCGACGGCCATGACGCCGACGAGGCTGAGCGCCCCCAGCGCGAAGCCGACGATCCGGGGCAAGACGAGGATCAACAGCGCCGCGGCGAAGACGAGCAGCGGCGGGTACATCATCGAGAGTGCTTCAGTTGCCATCGAGAATCACCTCCCCGGTCGCCTCCTCGACGATGTAGCCGACCAGCTCCAAGAAGACGGCGTAGTCCGGAACGACGCCCAGGACGACCGCCCCCGTGACGATCACCGAGATCGGCATAACCATGAGCCAGGTGCTCTCCGTGAGCGGCGAGTGGCGCACCCAGCCGCCCTCCGGCGGGCCGCCGTGGTGGTGGTCGCCGTGATCGTGGTGGTCCTCGGCGTGAGCCTCGTGGGCCGGTTCGTCGCGACTCGTCTCATCGTCGGTCGTGTGGTCGCTCGGATACCTGTCGACGGCGTACTCGTACTCCTCGTCGTCGTCCTCGCGGCCGCCGTCGGTGGCGAGCTGGCCCGTCGCGATGCCGTACGATTCCGTCCGACCGCCCAGCGGGAACTCGAGCAGCGGCTTCGCGTCGTGGCGCTCTTCGCTCTCGAAGAACGCGGTGTAGACGACCGGCCAGAGGTAGGCGATGTTCAGGATCCCGGAAACGATCAGGGCGGTCGCGAACCACCAGTAGGTGCCGCCGACGGAGCCGGCGCCGATCAGCAGGTAGAGCTTGCTGACGAACCCGGCGAGCAGCGGGATGCCGGCCATGCTCGCAGAGCCGAGCGCGAAGGCGGACATCGTCAGCGGCATCCGCTTGCCGATGCCGGCCATCTCGCTGACGTAGTCGGTGTGGGTTTCGACGTGGACCGCCCCCGCACAGAAGAACAGGGTGAGTTTCCCGAACGCGTGGGCGGGAATGTGCAACAGCGCCCCGAAGATCGCGAACGGATTGAGCAACGAGAGTCCCAGCACGATGTAGGAGAGCTGGGCCGTCGTCGAGTACGCCAGCCGGCGCTTGAGGTGGTCCTTTCGAAGGGCGATGATGCTCGCCGCGGTGAGGGTGAACGCCGCGAGAATCGCGATCGGGACGTTCAACCCGACCTCGCCGACGACCGGGACGGAAAGGGGGAGTTCGCGGATGGTGTCGACGCCGAACACCTCGAGGATCACCCGCGCGACCCCGAACGCTCCGGACTTGACGACGGCAACCGCGTGCAAGAGCCCGGAAACGGGCGTCGGCGCGACCATCGCGTCTGCGAGCCAGGAGTGAAGCGGCATCACGGCGGCCTTGACGCCGAAGCCGGCGATCAGGAGGTAGAATGCGGCCTGGGCGATCGTCGGATCCGCTGCCGCGGCCTCCGAGAGCGCGCTCATACCGCCAGCTTCGAAGGTCAGCGTCGGATCGCCGACGTTGCTGGTGAGCCAGTAAACGAGGACGGTGCCGGCGAGCAGGAACACCCCGCCGCCGAAGAACGTGTAGGTCAGGTACTTCCGGCCCGCGATCCGGGCCTCGTCGTCCTCGTTGTGGGCGACCAGCGGGTAGGTGACGAGACTCAGCAGCTCGTAGAAGATGAAGATCGTCAGGATGTTCGAGGCGAACGCGATCCCCACTGCAGTCGACAGGCTCGCGGCAAAGGAGGCGAAAAAGCGCGTCTGGGCGTGTTCGTCGAGCCCGCGCATGTACCCCGCCGCGTAGAAGGACGTGAAAATCCAGAGGAAACTCGCGAGCAGGGCGAACAGCAGGCCGAGCGGATCGGCCCGGAGCGCGAAGTCGATGCCAGCGACGAAATCCAGACCGGTGCTCTCGGCGAGACTCCACTCGTAGACGGTGCCGTCCATGACGCCGGGGATCATGCTCGCGACGATCCCGAACTTGGCGAGCGCCGCCAGGACGGACCAGCCTTCGCGGACGTTCGGACGGCTATACGACGCGACGATGAGAACGACCGCAACGGCCGAGACGAGCACGGCGGCCAGCGGACGCGGATCGGTAACGAC contains:
- a CDS encoding tyrosine-type recombinase/integrase; translation: MSGVTVRDAVSTYLQRKAVGDPDGPGAGTYASNAGSILRRWADWLEADHDLVSLVDLEADHLRSYARTLEGRTRGGEYTASTARTYYAVVRAFLSWCVRGGLLETNPATAGDAKQLLPAADRRPSDQFWTPTQRQHLEGFVRERALEADGESRHERLGRLREYAMVAVLAHSNVRGAELFRVPEDERRTGATWDDVDFYTGTIRVLGTSQRLEDVSLPAAARTPLRRYRVVLDPPSNEWPLFPTRHAPSIARRVRAGLAERGYDAAGIDDRFEESTAVELAREYAIAPPAITTEGARSILKRLCEQAALDVDGEYLKPRGARAGRDDRRYRQAATSSQPGLRASVLEQSIAVVEDHTRSLAARPESDPRSEDD
- a CDS encoding DUF354 domain-containing protein, coding for MRVVVTIQHPAHVHFYRNVIDILEADGHEVFVFARENDLAVPLLEEYGIPHEVLAGPQNSLFGLAKVQLTYEARLLRRARRIDPDVMTAIGGVAVSHVAPLVGAKSVVFIDNEGVTSHRITTPFAHAVCTPRRFDDEYGEKHVRYDGYHELAYLHPDRFVPNPDRLRAHGVDPDERYFLLRFRKWDALHDVGELGLSAAGKRRLVSLLDDHGEVYITSTDELPPDLEPYRLPVPPHLVHDLLYHADCYAGDSATMATEAAVLGTPAVRVQSFAARETDMSNFVELQEEYDLLRSTPDEDEAIETVRELIADPTTLETWARRRERLVAEKIDVASFVADLLCAQAGLPVQGRPQRTPAVQ
- a CDS encoding glycosyltransferase family 2 protein, with the protein product MYEDSAVAVVVPAYNEAGFVGDVIDTVPAYVDRVYVVDDCSTDDTWAEIRRHARSANAESDVEGVRSDDPETSLADRARDPPGDLSTGGDNAVADGGAAAHPVVVPIRHERNRGVGGAIKTGYRRALADEVDAVAVMAGDGQMDPDRLESLLEPVVDGRAGYAKGNRLSEGDSREMSAWRLFGNLTLTLLTKVASGYWGMMDPQNGYTVISREALEAVDLDRLYEGYGFTNDLLVALNTQSVRIADVSMPAVYGDERSHIRYRSFVPRLSWLLLRSFVRRLGRKYVLRDFHPLALLYALGAAASAVALAGLGAAAAARSNADSAGGRAMASLVLLVLSSLSVLLAMAFDREENAETVVRVE
- a CDS encoding Na(+)/H(+) antiporter subunit D, with the translated sequence MATEALSMMYPPLLVFAAALLILVLPRIVGFALGALSLVGVMAVALFAPEGALLTGTFLGFEVQPFYVDDDGFTRLVALGLGFLGAFAVIYAYSSEASNVMAAFALAYVSSAIGAVFAGDWLTLVFMWEIMAVTSTLLVWHYGGTAVRAGYRYAIAHGIGGSLVLFAVIAHYAQEGSFIYGAGVDGDVGIGPGIPAILAVLGIGVNVAFIGFHTWLPDTYPQPHFAASVFLAAFTTKTSALILYRAFPEGHLWLAYMGGLMAVYGVVFALLQHDMRALLSYHIQAQLGYMVAGIGIGTAIGISGAMGHLFNNVLYKSLLFMAVGVVIYRTGENDLYKLGGLWKEMPITAIAFAIGALSITAVPGFSGFISKGMILDAADPGYYGAPEYQALYWLLFIGAIGTFLSFIKLGYYVFLHGPADRSVPDSRPGQSVSMLSVGGACLLLGLPFVGWPVFADLLPLVDGVTVTEMDTALNPYSAGHLTDALILITVSVIGFMIIRKPLSKLDYSDPALIVNPATFYLGRGTMRAVTGTFAAVDAAAVSLVRQCYWVGTNPVLAVDNTARRLPNWVVEVDEHRPADGGRPSTIHLRASIGLTVLLLTVILTIVLWLLV
- a CDS encoding monovalent cation/H+ antiporter subunit D family protein, whose protein sequence is MSEVVTDPRPLAAVLVSAVAVVLIVASYSRPNVREGWSVLAALAKFGIVASMIPGVMDGTVYEWSLAESTGLDFVAGIDFALRADPLGLLFALLASFLWIFTSFYAAGYMRGLDEHAQTRFFASFAASLSTAVGIAFASNILTIFIFYELLSLVTYPLVAHNEDDEARIAGRKYLTYTFFGGGVFLLAGTVLVYWLTSNVGDPTLTFEAGGMSALSEAAAADPTIAQAAFYLLIAGFGVKAAVMPLHSWLADAMVAPTPVSGLLHAVAVVKSGAFGVARVILEVFGVDTIRELPLSVPVVGEVGLNVPIAILAAFTLTAASIIALRKDHLKRRLAYSTTAQLSYIVLGLSLLNPFAIFGALLHIPAHAFGKLTLFFCAGAVHVETHTDYVSEMAGIGKRMPLTMSAFALGSASMAGIPLLAGFVSKLYLLIGAGSVGGTYWWFATALIVSGILNIAYLWPVVYTAFFESEERHDAKPLLEFPLGGRTESYGIATGQLATDGGREDDDEEYEYAVDRYPSDHTTDDETSRDEPAHEAHAEDHHDHGDHHHGGPPEGGWVRHSPLTESTWLMVMPISVIVTGAVVLGVVPDYAVFLELVGYIVEEATGEVILDGN